A single Limisphaerales bacterium DNA region contains:
- a CDS encoding GNAT family N-acetyltransferase, protein MAMAEAFTFDWDVSPESIAEVRRRTLYPFKPAGAETDAEMAGNPTTVFGAALQAGKPIGCIAVLDEPRHDCPLRVRWLGVDDAVRNRGIGARLVQGTQVYAAARQLGLWADVRVKAIPVYERLGFEPHGDFFELPEIGRHRVMRWWPDGLRP, encoded by the coding sequence ATGGCGATGGCGGAGGCGTTCACATTCGACTGGGACGTGTCGCCGGAATCCATCGCCGAAGTGCGCCGCCGCACATTGTATCCCTTCAAACCCGCCGGTGCGGAAACCGACGCCGAGATGGCGGGAAATCCCACCACCGTTTTTGGTGCGGCATTACAAGCGGGCAAACCGATCGGTTGCATCGCGGTGCTGGACGAGCCCAGGCACGACTGTCCTTTGCGGGTTCGCTGGCTGGGCGTGGATGATGCCGTGCGCAATCGCGGCATTGGCGCCCGACTGGTGCAGGGGACTCAAGTGTATGCGGCCGCGCGTCAGCTTGGGCTTTGGGCGGACGTTCGGGTGAAAGCGATTCCGGTTTATGAACGACTGGGCTTTGAGCCTCACGGTGATTTTTTTGAACTACCGGAGATCGGCCGACATCGCGTGATGCGCTGGTGGCCCGATGGACTCCGTCCTTGA